TCACTTCGGCCTTCGATCCTGCGGAGAGAGGTTTGCTTGCCGCCGTGGGTATCGATTGCCAGCAAGACCTGGTGTCCGCCCACGACCAGCCCCAGTTCGACGTCGCTGCCCTCCAGCCGCTCGACGACCGCCGTCAACACGTACTCCTCCGGCACGCGCGTCGAAATCTGCAGGGTCGCTTCGCCTTCGATCAACTGGTTGAGGAGTTCGTCGTTCGTGAATTGCCAGTTCCCTTTGACTGCGTCGCGTGCTGGGTCGATAAGCTTCAGCAGATCGATGGGCGGGGCGGCCGCCGGCAGATTCGCCTGCGATACCTCGCTGTCCGCGGCCGTTGGTGCAGCGGAGTCTTCGACCATCGGCTTTGGCGGTTCGATCGCTGTGGTCGTCGGCGGGGGTGGCTGGCGGTCGCTTTCCCGCCCCTTGGTCGTGTCCGCCATTTCGGTTACGGTCGATTCTGGCTTGGCGGCCGCGTTGATTGGCGGTGCGGACGGCTGCTCGACGCTGGAGCGCAGCTTGTAGACAACCGCCGCCAGGGCCAGCACTGCGACACCGACGCCGATCCACGACGTGTGCCGGCGAAAGCGCCGTCGGCCGCGGCGCAGCGCCACGGGTGCTGTCACGTGGCCATCGAATTGCGGCAGCTCGGGTTCAGCGGCGCGCGGAGTCGCGACCGGCACTCCCCTGCCCTGCCCCGCCACGGGAACGGCCACGGCCATCGCCACCGGCGCCGGCTGCGGCAACCTTTGCGGCGCGGCAGCCGGCGCAGTGGCCGGGGAACCGGCTGGCGCCCCCCTGCCCTGCCCTGCTCCGTCGGCACGGGCCGTTGATGCAGCGAGTTTTGCCCGAAGCTGCTCGTCGTAGACGGCTTTTTTCTGGGCATTGAGCAGCGTCAACCGGGCGGTCGCCAGTTCATTGAGCAGCGTTTGCGACAGTGCCGAATGCCGCCCCGTTTGAAAGGTGCGCACATGGGCCATTTGCCGATCGGCCGCGCCGGCGATGGTGTCGGCATCGTCTTCGAACAGTCCGACGCCCAGCAGCCGATAGTGGTTGGGCGGCTGTTCGGCCGGCGGAATGCCCAGCCATTTGCGATAAGGATCGAAGACGTCCGGCATGCTCATCTTGTGTTCCGGCAGCGGGCCCCGCACGAGCTTTGATTATCGGCGCGGTCCCCCCGTGCGGCAACCTCTGCCCGACCGGGGACCGGCGAACGTTGCCTCGGTCTGGCCGAGCGCTTAAAATCAGGGGCCGACATTTGCGGACCACGGATTAACGACAAGGCTGAGCTAACTATGACCGCCCCTGCACATCGTTATTGCGACGGCGTCACGCGCCGCTCGTTTTTGCGCGTCGGCGGACTGGCCGTGGGCGGGCTGAGCCTCGTCGATGTGCTGCGGGCGGAGGAAGCCTCGCGGAACCGGCAATCGCACAAGGCCATCATTATGGTCTACCTGTCGGGCGGACTTTCGCACCACGACTCCTTCGACATGAAGCCCGACGCGCCCGCCGAAGTGCGCGGCGAATTCAAGCCCATCGCCACCAATGTGCCGGGCGTCGAAATCTGCGAGCTGCTGCCGAAAACCGCCGCCATGCTCGACAAGTTCGCCGTCGTCCGCTCCATCGTGGGCCTGCGAGACGAGCATTCGAGCTATCAGACGCTCACGGGTTATCTGATGAACGACGCACGGCGCGACGGCCGGCCGCACGTCGGTTCGGCCATTTCGCGGCTCCAGGGATCGGTCGACGGCACCGTGCCGCCTTTCGTCGATCTCTTTCCCACCATGCAGCACCGGCCCTACAACAGCCCCGGTCCCGGCACGCTGGGCCATGCGTTCGCCGGCGTGCGGGCCGACGGCGAAGACGTAGCCAATATGAAGCCGCGCTCCGTGACCCTCGACCAGCTCTCCGGCCGGCATCGCTTGCTCGCCGACTTCGACCGCTGGCGAGCGTCGGTCGACAGCTTGGAAGTGGCGGAGATGGAGACCGCCTATCAACGCGCGTTCGACGTGCTCACCTCCAGCAAGCTGGTGGAGGCGATGGACGTCGAGCGCGAAGAGGTTGCGGTGCGCGATCGCTATGGCCGTGGCTCGTCCAAGCACCAGGGCGACGGGGCGCCGTTGTGGAACGACCAGCTCTTGATGGCCCGGCGGCTGGTCGAAGCGGGCGTCCGCTGCGTGACGGTGGCCTATGGCTTTTGGGACACGCACGGCAACAATTTTTCGCACCTGCGGCAAAACCTGCCCCAGTTCGATCAAGGCATCTCGGCGTTGGTCGACGATCTGCACCAGCGCGGACTCGATCGCGACGTAACGGTGCTCGTGTGGGGCGAATTCGGCCGCACGCCCAAGATCAACAAGCAAGCGGGCCGCGACCATTGGCCGGCGGTCAACGGCGCCCTGTTCGCCGGCGGCGGCCTACGCACCGGGCAAGCGATCGGCTCGACCGACAAGCTGGGCGCCTACGCCGCCCGGCGTCCGGTCCACTTTCACGACGTGCTGGCCACCGCCTATCGCTCGCTGGGCATCGGTCCCCACACCTTCATCAAAGACATGACCGATCGTCCCGTGCCGCTGCTCCCCTCGCAGGCGCAGCCGATTGGCGAGCTGTTTATCGGCGGCGCGTGAGGACGATCAGCAGACAAACGGCGATGGCGATGAACAGCAGGTAGAACAGCCAGTTCTCGCGACGCCGCAGGGCCGGAACGACGGCGATGGCCGCCGAAATCGCCGCCACCAAGAGAATCACGGCGCCGAGCAGGCCCTGCCACCAAACGGCGGAGAGCAACAACGCGAACGCCAGCAGAACGACCGCCAGTTGCGGCCCGAGCGGAACGCGCGGCCGACGAACGGGCGATTCATGTTCCATCGCGGCCGCCGGAGGCTAATCCCTGAGCGGCTCGCAGACCAGGCAACCCAGGCTGGCCCCCATCGAGGCGAAGGCGATCACGCCAAAATAATTCATCATCGGCAGGTGCGGCGACTGCAAACGGTACACGACCAGACCGAGCAACAGTCCGCTGGCGGCGAACAACACGACCAACAGGCCATTGCGAGAAAACATCATTCCTATCTCAGGGTTCGACCGTTATCTTGGTTCTTTGCACGTTATGGCGAAGCTCCACGCGAGTCAAGTGCCGGAATCCGCCAAATGCGATCTCGATAATGGGTGGCCGCCGTGTTCCTCTCGCGCATCAATTATTACCCTTTCAAATCGCTCGACGGCCAGGCGGTCGAGTGTACACGGCTGCTGGCCTGCGGAGCGCTGGAACACGACCGGCGGTTCGTGATTTTCGATACGGCGGGAAAGCTGATCAACGGCAAGCAGACCGCGGCCGTTCATCGACTCTGCTGCGAATTCGATCCCGTCCGGCGGTCCGTCGTGCTGCGCGAGCGGCCGGCCGGCAGGGCCGCGAGTTTTCAGATCGACCGCCAGCGGCAGGAGTTGGAGGCGTGGCTCGGCGAGTTTTTCGACCTCGGCGGGCCGGCGCGAATCGAAGAGCATGCCCAAGGAGGCTTGCCCGACGATCTCGCTGCGCCGGGCCCGACCGCGATCGCCGAAGCGACGCTGTACGAGGTCGCCTCTTGGTTTCCCGGCATGACGGTGGAGGAAGTGCGTGCGCGGTTCCGGCCCAATCTCGAAATCGGCGGTGTGCCGGCGTTCTTCGAAGATCAGCTCTCGGCCTCGGCCGACGAGGTCGTCGACTTTGCGATCGGCGAAGCGCGTTTGTCGGGCACGAACCCCTGCCAGCGCTGCGTGGTGCCGAGCCGCTGGAGCTTGACGGGCGAAGTCGGCCCGGCGCGCGACTTCGCCAAGACCTTTGCCGAGCTGCGCCGGCAAACGTTGCCGCCGTGGGCCGACACCAGCCGCTTCGACCATTTTTATCGGTTGGCCGTCAATACCCGGTCGGCGGACGGACGCGCATGCGCGATACGGGTCGGCGACGAAGTGCGTGTCATCAGCCGCCCCCACGGCGTAGTGCTCTAGCGGCCCTTGGCTTCGAGGGCGAGCCCCGTGCGCCTGCCCAAGTACTCGGACGGCGACGAACACCGCCGATCTGCTGGCGCGGTTCGAGCTGCCGACGTACAACTTCGAGACGCACGTGCCCGCGTATTTGACCAAGGCCCGCGTGCTGGAGGCGTTCTGCGTCTTTCGCGATTTCATCACCGAAGACCGTCTTTACGCCCCGGCCGACCTGGCCGCCATCCGCGCTCATTGCGCCGGCAAGAAGTTTTTGAGCTTCGACGAGTCGGGCTTCACCGCCGACATGCGGCGGCACCTCGACGAACTGTTTCCCCAGCCCTCGATTTACGAAAGCCCGCATTGGACGGGCAATTCCCCGGAGCAGCGCGGCACGCCGCGGCTTGCACCCTGCCGCGGGAGCGTCGGCAACAGCGGAGCGAGCGTTCGTTTTTCGACCCCTACGGGATTGTCGGAGCACTCACGGTACCAAAACGCCACAAAGATGATCGAGCCACGGATGAAACACGGATTGAACACGGATCGGTGTTTCATCCGTGATTCATCGGTGTTTCATCCGTGGCTGATTCTTGACTTGACGGCATGACGCGGCCGATCGAGAACCCGAACGCGAGCTGACGCCGCGGGAAATCCGCCGCTGGGCGGCGTTTTGCCGCCGCCCGACTTGGCCGCGGCCTACGGTAGAGGGTAGATTGTTTCCGGCGGGCTGTCAGGCGCCGTACCCAAAGCGAACGTGCATGCCAATTCCCTTCACCTGCCCTTACTGTGGTCATCACACCGACGTGGCCGACGAATATGCCGGTCAGTCGGGGCCCTGCGCGCAGTGCGGCAAAACGATCACCGTCCCCTTGCCGGGGCAGGTCGCTTACGGCTCCGAGTCGCCGGCGGCGCTGCCCCGCGCGACGCGTTCGCCCGGATGGGTCGCCGCCGCGCTCGGCCTGGTGGCCGTCGGTCTCTGCCTGTGTTGCGGAGGCGGGTTCTTCTTGGCAATGTTCCTGCCGGCGATTCAAACCGCACGCGAAGCCGCACGCCAAGTGCAGTGCGTCAACAATCTGCGTCAAATCGGCATCGCCATGCAAAGCTATCAGGCTGACTATGGTTGTTTCCCGCCGGCTTACGTGGCCGACAACAAGGGCCGGCCGATGCACAGTTGGCGCGTGCTGCTGCTGCCGTATCTCGACCCGCCGCTGGCCGCTCAATACCGCTACGACGAACCGTGGGACGGCCCGAACAACCGCTTGCTGCACGCCCGCACGCCCGCCGTCTATCGCTGCCCCTCCGATCCTTCGCCCGGCACTTCCGGCATCACCGACTATGTGGTGATCGTCGGGCCGGGCACCGTCTTCGAAGGCGGGAACAAGTACACCACCACGGAGGAGATTGCCGACGGCCCGTCGGGCACGCTGCTAGTCGTGGAAGTCGCCGAAACCAACATCGGCTGGCTCGAACCGCGCGATTTGCGGATCGAGCAGGTCTCGGGCGCCATCAATGCGCCCAAGGGCGACGAGGTGTCCAGCGAGCATCCGGGCGGCGCCAACGTGCTCGCGGCCGACGGCACGGTCCATTTTCTCAGCGAGGGCCGGCCTGCCCAGGACGTGCATGGCCTGGCGACCAAAGCGGGCGACGAAGCCGTGAGCCTGCCTTGATCCCTTGCAAATCGGACCAAATCGCGTATCCTGATCCTTACCACGTTCCAGTTCGAGCAGTGGTCGATGGACCAGTTTCTCAAAGGATACGATCTTAACCTGACGACGTGGGTCTATCTCTCGTCGCTGCTGACGATTGCCATCTACTTCAAGTTCAATCGCCTGTGGAGCGTGCGCAATCTCGACATGCTCGCGCTGGTGGCCATGGCGCCCGGCCTGCTGCTGATCGACATCGGCGGCAAAGAGCACCGCGACGACCTGCTGTATCGCGGCTATATCTGGCTGTTCGTGCTGGGGGCCTGTTTCCTGCTGCGCCTGGTCGCCGATTCCTGGATGGTGCGGCGGCCGCTGTTGGAACCGAACCTCACGACCGGCGGACTGACCTTCATCGGCGTGGCCCTGTTGGTCTTTCTGATGGTCAACGTGATCACCAAGTCGCCCTCGAAGAGCGACCTGGAAGGACCGCGCATGCTCGACGCGATGCTCCGCCGCGAGCGGCCCGCCGACGGCGAACAGGCGTTGGCCAAACACGGTCCGGGGTTTCCCTTGTTGTTCCTGATGCCCAGCATCACGACCAAGGCCATCTCCAAGGTCGCGCCGGCGGTTCCCGAAGAGCGCGGCCCCTACATGGTGCAGGCCGCCACCGCCCGCACCATGGCCATCTTGTCGCACATTGCCGTGGTGCTGGGCATGCTGATGATCGGCGTCTGGCACTTCGACAACATCCGCACGGGCATCGCCGCCGCCACGCTCTACTTGCTGCTGCCCTATACGGCACGCTGGACCGGTTACGTCGACCACGTCGTGCCCGCGGCACTGCTGGTCTGGGCCGTGGCGGCGTATCGCCGGCCGATGGTGTCGGGCATGCTGCTGGGGCTGGCGACGGGGGCCATTTACTATCCGCTTTTCCTGTTGCCGCTGTGGCTCGGCTTCTACTGGCAGCGGGGGCTGTTGCGGTTCAGCATCGGCTACGTGTCGATGCTTGTCGCACTGGTCGCCTGGTTGGCCTTTGCATCGAGCAACCTGGACCACTTTTTGGCCCAATTGAAAATGATGTTCGGCTGGACGAGCCTATCGTCGCCGGGCGTGGAAGGTTTTTGGCTGTTCCACGTGTCGTCGCGGCCCTGGCGCTGGCCCGTGCTGGCGGCTTACGCCATGATGTGCGCCTGGTTCGCGCTCTGGCCCAGTCCCAAGAACCTCGGCTCGCTGTTGAGTTGCTCGGCGGCGGTGATGCTGGGCACGCAGTTCTGGCTCACGAGCAGCGAAGGCGTTTACGTCGCCTGGTATTTGCCGCTGTTGTTGCTGACGATTTTCCGGCCGAATCTGGAAGACCGCGTGGCTCTGGCCACGTTGGGCGAAAATTGGCTGATTCGCCGCGGCCTCCTGCTCCGCCGTCGCGCGGCGTAGGAGGCATCCGCCTGCGAAGCGCGGTACCCACCCGTCGGCCAAGGCGCCGCCGCGGCGACCGCGCGGTTCAGGCGTGCAGCCGGTAATACTCGTCCGAGGCGAGGAAGCCGGCGATCACGTTCTCGTTGCTGAAGCCCGATTCGAAGGCCTGCACCCAACCGGCCACATCGGCCGGACTCGCCTGGCGGCGGAGATAGGCGGCGTAGTCGGCCTCGACGCGTTGCGTCTCGCGTTCGGGGCTGGCGGCGAACCCGTAGGCCGCGGCGACGCGGCTCTCGCCGGCGGCCAGCGCTTGAAGCCATTCAGCTTCGCCTGCGGCATCGGCGGAGCGGCCCAGCAGGTCTTCGTACATGGCGTCGATCCAGTCCTTGTTCGTGCCGCCGCTGTGGCTGTAGAACTCGTCGGAACCGATGAAGCCGGCCTCGAGCAGCTCATCGCTTAAGCCGGCCTGCATCAGGGCGGTCCAATGGGCCAGGCCCGAGTCGTCCGCGGCGCGTCCCAGGTATTTTTCATAGGCCGCCTCGATGACGCGCTCGTAGTATTCGGCGCTGTGCGTGAGCGCGATCGCCAAACTCGTCCGAGGCACGCCGTTGTCGAGCGAAAACGCCCAGGCGGCCAACGAGGCGGGATCGACCGGCCGACCGAGCGCGTTCTCGTAGGCGGCGGCGACGTAACTGCGGTTGGCGGCATCGATGGGATTGCCGCCTCCTCCGCCGACGCCACCGCCGGTCAGCCCATAAATCACCAGCGCGTTGCTGGTGCCGACAAAGACTTCGCCGTCGGCCACGGTGGGGACGTTGAACTTCACCGCGGTGCCCAGCGTGTCGCGTCCGCCGGGCGCCTGGTCGCTGTTGTAAAGCTCGACGCCTAGATTGGACGCCTCGTAGGCCCGCAGCTCGTTCGAGCCGCTGTCGATCATCCACACGACGCCGTTGGCGGTGCCGTTCGCCGAGATAGTCGGCGTCGCTCCCGGATAGCCGAAACTGTCGACCGACGTGGAAGAAGGCGTCGTCGAGAGCGTGCCGTTCGTCAGCGAAAACGCCTCGGCGTGTCCGCCGACGGTGGCATAGTACAGCGTGCCGTTGAAATAGGCCGGCGTGCTGTAGACATCGCCGGACAACGGGGCCGCCTCTTGCACCACCAGGTCGCCGCTGGGATTGTAGCCCGACATATCATTGGCGTTCGCCAAGTATACGGTGCCGAGCTTGTTCCCTTGCACGAGCAGGTTTGGCGCACTCGCGCTGCCGGCGGAGGAAGGTAAGAGCACGATGCCGCCCGATCCAAGATCGTGGTCGTTGTCGTCCAGAAACTGCTGATTCGAAGGCGTGAAGTAATCGACCACCTTCAGGCCGTAGCCGTTGATGTTCTGGTTGGTCGGACTGCTGCTGGGATCGTAGGCGAGCTTGACGATCGAATCGCCGTAGTCACCCTCCGCGGGAAAGCCGGCGGAGTTGAGCGTGGTGTCGAACGTGCCGTTGCCGGTGGCGACATAGAGGTTGCCTTCGGAATCGACGGTGAGCGAGTCGCCGGCCTCCCATATATCGCCGAACTCGCCGTTGGGAGTGACGTTCACCGCACCCCACAAGCTCAACGTCCGGGCATTGACGGCCAGCACCCAGCCGTGGGCAGGGGGAATGTCGGGGTGCGAAGCGAAGGCCATGAAGATATTACCGTCGACTTCGGTCAGTGCGATGCGGCCTAATTCACGCAATGCATTGAAGGTGATCTTGCCGTCGACGCTGCCCGCACCGCTGCCGTTGACCGTGGGGCCGGAGACAAACGTGTAGTTGCTGCCGCCGTCATAGATCGTGTCGGCGATGGTCAGCGGGCCGCCGAGGTTCTCGGCTCCCGTCGCCAAATTAAGTGCGTGCAGCTTGTAAACATAGTGCGTGCCGTCGGCCCGGACTTCTTTGGTGTTGGCCAGCACATAGATGCTGTTGGTGTTCGGATCGATGACCGGCGTGGCGGTGATGCCCAGCTCCGGCTGCGTGGCGGGCGAACCGGTATCCGCCGAGGGGACGCTGGTGATGCCGGGACCGAGAAAGCTGTCGTGCCAGAGCATGTCGCCGTTGCTGGCGTCGATGGCATACACGCTGTCGTGCTCGGTGGCCACATAGACCACGTTGTGCGTGCCGCCGTCGATGTTGACGTTCTCGAGGTATAACGGCTGGGCATAAATCTGGCCATCCACGGGCGTGCTGGCCAGCTTGCCGAAGCTGCCGGCGTTGACGTTGGCCGGGGTGAGCGCGGTCTCTTGCGAGTTCACGCCGCTGCTGGAAGCGTCATAGCGGTAGTTGAGCACGTTGGTCGAGAGCATGTCGCGCGGTTCGAGCGCTTCGAAGCGCCGCGCGGCCGGCCCGCGACGGAAGGGTCGAGAAACAAGGCGACGGTGCGGAATCATGCGGTTTTTCCTCCGGGTGTAGGTGCCAGTCTGATTGCGCTCCGCTTTCTTGCAAGAGAGTTGCGCGGCGTGGCGTCGGAATTGCGGGCCGGTTCGGCGGTGCAATCACCACAGCCCGCACCGATGGACCGGCGGGCCCATCGGCAGGTGCTTTGCCGTTGGGCAACGGATATATTGGACCCCATGACCGTCGATCCTGGATTTCTGAATCCGCACGGCGCGGGGCCGCTCACGCATCTCGCGCAGAGGGAACCGTCGGCCGGCGCCGTTCCGGTTCCGGCGGTGGGGATCGATCTCGGCACGACCTACTCCGCGGTTGCTTACCTCGACCCGCAAGGTCGGCCGGTATGCCTTCCCAACGTTGAAGGCGACCTGCTCACTCCCAGCGTCGTGCTGTTCGACGACGACGGCGTGGTGGTTGGCAAGCAAGCCGTGGCGGCCGCCTCGCTGGAACCGGAACGCGTGGCCGAGTCGGTCAAGCGCGAGATGGGCGGCAAGCATTACCACCGTCAGATCAACGGCCGATGGTTGCCGCCCGAAGTGATCTCCGCCTTCATTCTGCAGCGGCTGAAAGGCGACGCCGAACGTAAGCTGGGCCCGGTCCGCAAGGCGGTCATCACCGTGCCGGCCTATTTCGACGAAACGCGCCGGCGGGCGACGATGGACGCCGGCAAACTGGCCGGCCTGGAAGTGCTCGACATCATCAACGAGCCGACCGCGGCCGCGATTGTCTACGGCTATCAGGCTGGCTTTCTCGACCGATCGGGCACCGTCGCCGAGGGGAAATCGGTGCGCGTGCTCGTGTTCGACTTGGGTGGCGGCACGTTCGATGTGACGCTGGTCGAAATCGGCACGCAGTCGTTCAAGGCGCTGGCCACCGACGGCGACGTGCTGTTGGGCGGAAAGGACTGGGACGAGAAACTTGGCGAGATCGCCGCCGAACGCCTCAAGGCGCAGATCGGCGAGGACCCGCGGAACGATCCGGCGACGCGGCACGAGTTGCTTTTCGCCGCCGAGGCCGCCAAGCGCATGCTCAGCGAGCGCACCAAGGCCACGCTGGTCGTACACCACGGCGGCAAACGCCTGAAGGTCGACGTCACTCGCCAGGAATTTGAGGAGGCCACGCTGCCGTTGGTGCTCCGCACGCGGACATCGACCGAGCTCGTCGTGCTGCAAGCCGGCATGGCCTGGCAAGACATCGACCGCGTGCTGGTCGTGGGCGGTTCGACCCGCATGCCGATGATTCTGAAGGTGCTCGCCGAGCTGGCGGGCCGCGCGGTCGATCATTCCGTGGCGCCCGACGAAGCGGTGGCGCAGGGCGCGGCACTCTACGCCGACCTGCTTCTGCAAAAACAGGGTGCCGGCGGCGGGCACACGCAGTTCAGCGTGACCAACGTCAACTCGCACAGTCTGGGCGTGGTGGGCGTCGATGCCGAGAGCCGCTCGCGCGTGAACCGCGTTATCATTCCCAAGAATACGCCGCTGCCGCGCAGCAAGACCAAGCGATTCAAAACGTTCAAAGCGAACCAGGCGAACGTCAAGGTGACGGTGTTGGAAGGCGAAAGCGAAGTGCCGGACGCCTGCATCGAGGTGGGCACGTGCGTCATTCGCGACTTGCCGCCGAACTTGCCCGCCGGCTGGCCCGTGGAGGTGCGCTATTCATATCAGGAAAACGGCCGCTTGCAAGTCTCGGCGAAGCTGGTCGGACATGGAGCGCACGTAACGGCGGAGTTCATTCGCGACAACAGCCTTTCCGACGACGATCTGCTGCTCTGGGGCCAGGTGCTGGCCGACGAAGCGGCCCGCGATAAGGATCTGTAGGGAACGGGGTGCCCTCTGGGCCCCGTGGCGTTCCGCGAGGAATGAGGAACATCGTAGGGTGGGACCAGCGAGCTTGCGAGCGCCGGCCCACCATCGGCACGCCGCAATGTACAAACGATGCGCGAACTATCTCCGACGACCATGGCCAAAAAAGACGGCGATCTCCGGCTCCTCAAATCGGGCACAGTCTACGGCCCCATGAGCCGCGGCGACTTCGACCGGCTCCGCGCCGGCGGAAAGATCGGTCCGGACGACCTGGTTTCCGTGCGCGGTGGGGCGTGGACTCGGGTCGACGATTATTTCGCCGTATCGGAATCGCAAGCGGGCGCCGGGCCGCGCGGGCCAGCGCCGCTCGAATCCGCAGTGGCCGCTCGGCTGTCGCCCGACGACACCGATCCGGTGCTGCGACTGCTGACGGGCAAGCGCATCGTCAGCTCGCTTTCGCGTGCCGAGGTCAATCAGCTTCACCAATCGGGCCGCATTGACGACGACGATTTGATCTGCGCCTTGTACGGTCCCTGGATGCGCGTGGTCGACTTTTTGGCTCCGCCGCGCGCCAAACCGCCAGCCACGTTGCTTGAGGAACACCACGCGGCCAATGGCCCAACGTCAGCAACGGCCGCGACTTCATCGGCCGATGCTCAGCCGGCGCCGCCGCTCATCGCGAGACTGGTCGTCCCGGCGCCGGCGCCCGCAAGTGGAGTTCCGTCGTTCGTGCCGCCGCCGGCATCGCGTTCGTCGCTCGTTGACGTGTGGTACGTCCGCGTGCGCGGCGTTCATTCCGCGCCGCTGGGCAAGCGGCACGTCAAATCGCTCTTCGAGGCCAAAGAGATAACGCGCGACAACCTCGCTCGCCATCCCACCTGGCCCGACAACGCCTGGCTGCCCATCCACGCCATTCCGCAACTGGCCGACGCCGTAACGTAAGCGTCCCGCTTGCATCCAGGTGCGTCACCGCGAGCGGATCTTCTCCGTATACCTTGGTGAGGACGCTCTTGGCTTCGAAAAACACGGCCGTTGATGTGAACCACCCGGAGTGGGCGCGCAGCAGTTGCTCGCAGGCTGTTGCGGCCGGGTGGCCTTGCAGCAAGCTATAGACCAACACCATCGTGTCCAGTCCGCGCTCGAGCGCGGGACTAGAAGAGGAGATCATCTCCGCTCAACTCCGTAACGTCGGGTTCGGCGGCCGGATCACCCGGTCGGACCGAAAGTTTCGTGGCGAAAATATCATCCCAGCTCGCACGCGCAGGGCGAACGATGATTCCTTCAGGCGTTCGTTCCAGGCTGACCGCGCTCGAAAAGCCGAGGGCCTGCACCCAATCCGCTGGAAGTTGAATGCGGTTCCCCGGCTCCAAGGCGGTGATTTGAATTGCGCTCATTGGCACTCCTTCGACGCATCATCAATTAACTGCTCTCCGCGTCATTGTCCGCGCCGCCTGTCGCGGAATCAAGCCAGGCGTGGATTGCCGAGCAATTTCCGGGTCGCCGTTGCCGGTGCGGCGGGCTTCGAGACAACCGCAAACCCCAGTGGCGATTGCATTGCCGCCCGGCTCGCGCATAGAATGACCGGCTGGCTGTAGCCCGCTTGCTCCGCAAGCGGCTTAGTGGCCCGCTTGCTCCGCAAGCGGTTCAGTGGCCCGCTTGCTCCGCAAGCGGAAGCGCATTCGTTCAGCAGGGTCGGTTATGTCGGACTCGTTCGATCCTTATCGCGTCTGGCTGGGCATTCCGCGCGAATCGCGGCCGCCGACGCACTACGAGCTGCTGGGCATTTCGCCGAACGGGCACGAGCAAGCGGTGGTCGAAGCGGCTATCCAAGGTCTCTGGGCTTGAGTGGCACCTGACCTGGTCCTCTGACGCGCAGGACGCGCATCTGCTTGTTGGCGATAACAAAGACAGCCATTCGTAGATGGCGTCGACGTCGGCCTGGGCGCGGCGCAGCAGAAGAACCTGGAATGGCATTATTTGGCCGTAAGTCCGTGGCGGCGGCGGAACTCCCGGTCGAATTCTTGAAGTGGAATGCCCGCGTCGCCGTTCTCCATATCCGTCAGAGCCTCTTGCACGGCCAAAACGGCATCGCCCTCTTCATCCGCGGCTGGGTGCCGCGTGCGGCAGAGGTCCAAAGCCTCTTCCGGCGAGACGTCGCCGCGCCCCACGCTGAGTTGCTCCGAAATGAAGCGG
This is a stretch of genomic DNA from Pirellulales bacterium. It encodes these proteins:
- a CDS encoding AbrB/MazE/SpoVT family DNA-binding domain-containing protein produces the protein MSAIQITALEPGNRIQLPADWVQALGFSSAVSLERTPEGIIVRPARASWDDIFATKLSVRPGDPAAEPDVTELSGDDLLF